GTGAGTCATGCACGCTCCCCACTGTTGTCgtggatggagctgcaggtcaTTGGTGCGTATTTAGCCCAACCATTAGCTATGGTAGGTTGCTGTGCCTCTGATGGCAGCTAGGTAGTCTGTGTAAGACAAGTCAACTATGGTTGCAGCGTGAACGATAAAATAGCCTGATGTATTAATACAGACTGCTGTGTTAATGACTGGCTCACTCCACAGAGCAGCACCCCGAGGGCAGGGCTGTGATGCTCTGAGCTGGGGGACAAGTTGTTCCTATGATGCTCAGTCCATTCTTTCTTTGTGGCTCAAAGACTCGGGTTTCCCCAGCTGTCAGTCTGGCTGTGCCTTTTCAACCTGTCAtagtttccatttttctcctttgcgGCAGTCTGAATTTTGGGTTCCCTGACTTTCCTTCAGTTATAATTCTGACAACAAGTTTCTCTTGGTCTTTCCCAGGTTTTAAATGCAATATCTACTTCAACTAACCATGTAGCAAtgctacttttaaaaacaattgttATTTTAACAGGCTAAAATCTATTAGAAAACTCTCAGATATCAGATATTACATCTATATCTATTAGAAAACTCTCGGGTGTTAGCAGACTGCTCCTATGGGCAGGGATCTGACACCGTAGCTTTTGTCTGTGACGAATACCAGTCAGAACAGAGGATGAAATTTCacaaaacatctgcttttaattGTTAGCACATGGTCCTTACTCAACAGGATCGATACCTTGGGGTACTCCTGATCTTTGAGGTGGGGAAAGGAAGTGATGGATTAGACCATAAGTTTTCCACCGTCTCTGACATAAAACCCATCCCCCCATTCTTCAGCTCCAGTTTCCAATGGAGCTGCACGTGCCTTTCTTGCagtaaatttctttttctttttttcttcctgttttacaGGAATGCTTCAGAAGTTATCAATGAGCCTGTAGGCATCCCTAGGTTTGAAAACCACCATATCACTCCAACAGCAGTATCTGTGCCTGTGTAAATGAGTCCTAGGATCCCCTTCTTGCACAGCAAGGCAAGGTTTTGTGTGCCATGTTGGTGTTCCACTTAGAAGACTAGCACCTTGTAAGCCTGGCAGCCCAGCAGTGTCAGAGTACCTGTTGGTGTTGTAGAAGTATTTCTGTGAAGTATATTTACAGAACGGATTTATTGGTTTAAATAGCTCTGTGGCTCACCAATTTGTCGGGTCAAAAATGCAATAGGAAACCACTGTcaacactgcagcaccagctgagGAAGGTCTGGAGACACTGTGTCGAATGGTCAAGAAGAAATTCACTTTAAATACACCTTGGACTGCCGCCTAGAAGAAGGGAGGGATTCAGTAGCTGAGGTTTACATTACAAGCTGTGTTGGAGGCTTCCACCAATAAACAAGAGCAGCCAGACGTGTCTGtctgcagcatttcagggcACTGTGCTTAGAAGGGACTTTTCTCTTTTGCCAGATGTTGGCCTAAGACCCGCTAGGTTCTTGGGCAAGAGAGATATGAGGCCAGCTATGGGGCCAAGTCCTTGTACTCTAAGGCCATGAGTTGTTCCTACTCACATGCCCTATAGTTCTCCATTGTTCCTGTTGTCTTTCATCCTCGTGCTCCTGACGTGGCGTTCTTATCTcttcttgttctctgctttttaacCTCACTGGCTCACTACGGTCTTCAAAAGAGATTGTTTGGTAACCACTTTTAttagcagaaaggaaaacagaggaagaagaccacaagaaaggaggaaaccacagaataaataagaattgAACATCACCACGAGAACTTCTTTTGATccacagcaaaaataaataagtgcttCCACGTCGGCTGGTAAGAAAAGGTGAACAAATCTTCTAAATACGGATTATTTGTTGTCTGGAACATTGTTTTTCCCATAACAGGTCTTTGAAGAGCAGTGACGATATGTCTCAAAACgttgtagaatcacagattggtttgggttggaagcgaacttaaagcccacccagttccaaccccttgctatggggggtgggcagggctgccacccaccagctcatgctgcctcatccagcctggccttgagtgcctccagggatgggatcGCCCTGACCCAAGGACAGCagccttgttaaacctcattgggttcacatgggcccacctctccagcctgtcacacagagtcacagaatgacctgggttggaagggacctcaaggatcatgtagttccaacccccctgcctggcagggccaccaaacatacacatttactagatcaggttgcctagggccccgtccaacctggtcttgaacacctccaaggacggggcatccacaacctNNNNNCACtttcctagtgaagaacttccccctaacatccaacctaaattttccttcttttagcttaaaaccatttccccgtgtcctgctattgtcagccctttcgaagagtttactcccctcctgggtgtaggttcccttcaggtattgaaaggctgcaatgaggtcaccccgaAACCTTCTCTTCTGTCCAGGTCCCTGTTCCTTCCCAGTCAGCTCTTCCACCGTCTAGCTGCAGAACCCACTCATACTGCGGTTGAAtacaactgaaaacagaagccGACTCTCGGCCTCGCATCACACCTGCACCGCCCGCCTCCCCCCATGGCGGCGGGCAGCACCGCCTCCCGCTCCCTCCCCTCAGCCCCCGGCCCGGGCGGGCTATAAGaggcggcggctgcggggccgggccggcAGCGGCTGTGGAGCCGCCATGAAGCCGCTGCAAGCACAACGTCCGACGGGACAAGGTAGGGCTGAGGAGTCGAGGTGGGACCCCGGGGAGGACTCGGGTCTCCACACGCAGCGGTTCGCTCAGCCACcgctttcttttccccctcaggCGGCGGCCGGCGCCCCGCGGTGTTGCCGGAGGAGGCGGGCGGGTTGGCGGAGGCGCTGGGAGAGTTCGAGGCGGTGCTGGAGGATTTCGCCTGCCCCGCCGGCCGGAGCCGCTTCCATTACGGGGAGCACCTGGAACGCATGAAGCGGAGGAGCAGCGCCAGTGTCAGCGACGGCAGCGGCCTCAGCGACTCCGAGAGTGAGTGTGGACCggtctatctatctatctgtgaTAGCTTCACGAGGCTTTATCTAGGGAGATACTCTACTATTGGGATACTAAGAGACCTATTAGGATCCAGCTGCCTCAACCATGTGAGGGtatgtttaaaggaaaagaacatcagcctgctttccttctctctcagaAGAGTCCCAGTGAAACACTTGCTAAAGGCTTCATTCAGGGCAGGCAGTTTCTTTTGAAGCAGGACTGTGAATTTATGAAGAGCTCCTTGTACAGAACAGGCTCCGGTGTCTGATGTAATCCAGCGATGCTCCCTGTGGCTGTTTCAAGAATAGGTGTAGGGCTTTTTCCATTCAGGCTCTTTCTATTCAGACtgaagtttttttccccctagggCTGCCTTTCATTTGGTCTCTGTCCTGTAGCGCAAGTGCAGTGTTGAATTCATGACCTCGTTATTCCTTTGGTAATATGTGGGTTAAACATCACTTCAGGATCAAGAAGAAGCTGGGCTGATAGAGCAAGTAATTGCAGTGCATCTGTAACAAGGCAAAAGGAATGCCAACAAGGTTATCTGTGTATAGTTTGGGTTATGGTCTTGCTCATGAAGACTTTGCCTCTGCAAAATCTTATCTGGTGCTGCAGACTATTCCGAGAACAACTTGTCACATATTTACAGAGTAGTTCTGACTGTGAGGTTTCAGTCTCCCAACAAGGTTTAATACTGACCTCAGCTCTACTGATGTGGTGACTGAAGGTTAGGCTTTACgtcttcctgctgctcccatgGTGATGACTTTGAGTGGAGGATGATTTTGGGGAAGGGGGGCATTTTAAGTTGTAACTCAATTTCAAGGCACTCGGCTTGTTGTTTgattagatgatctttggaCGAGGTCTGTCTTGGCTGTGGTTAAGCATTACAAATATGTAACACACCAGACTCTAGATCTCATGGTAATGAAAGTACTAGTGTGTGCAGATGTTCACAGTGATGTTAGTGCTTGGCACACGAGAGTTACATTAACCACAACAGCTGATTGAGTCACTGCTGGAAACCATGATGCAACTGGGGGTTCAGTCCAGCAGACATTCTTGGGTGAATACCAATTCTGTTTCGACTTTGATGAATTCAGCTGAAACAATAGCAGCTTCGTGATCCAGGTTATTGATGATGCAGAAGCCTCCGAGCTGAGGGATATCTTTGTTTTATACTGTGTTCATTGTGATAAAATAGGAGTTGGATTAGAGAGTGCGTTAATTCAAAGTCAAACAGGTGTAAGTTTCAGGGGCTGAATGACTTTGGTTAATGTGCAGTGCCTGGCTTGGTGCAGGTAGTCACAGTTACATACATGGAAGTCTTTAGGGTTGGGCTGATGCCTCCCTCTAGTGCTGAAGCTTCAACAGTTTGTTTATGTGCTCTATTGCAGTATATACAAAAGTTGCAGAGAGATGGCAGAAATtagtgaagaaatgaaatagtttCCAAATGACTGATTAGACTGAGCTGCCAGCCTAAAGATGAGATAGTTTGGGTGGGGACAAGCTGTCTTCCAGAACATCCCAAATGACATCAGGAGAGTTACTGCGACCTCACCcagtgtaagaaaataaaactaaattagCAAGACTcaatcatagagtggcttgggttggaaaagggACCTCCAGGaccatcaagctccaacccccctgccacaggcagggccaccaacctctatatttaatactagaccaagctgcctagggccccatccaacctggccttgaacacctccagggatgggcatccacagcctctctgggcaaaaaTTATCTGAATAATGTTTTAAGTAAGGAAACCTTAGGGATAActggagctggcactgctgcctcaCCAGTAGTAAGCATGATGAAGGAACAAGATGGTaagctttgaaaaaaacaagaagttgAGCTTACACGTCTGAATTTCAGGCTTCCAAGATCATTTCCTTATGACTGTTAGCTCTGTGATCTCGGATCTCTTACACTGTTCAGCCTATTTGTGTTGATGATGAGAGGTGTGAGATTCCAGTGGCTGTGCTGTAACAGATTGTTGATGGCTgggcagaaggcagcaaaacGATGCTATGAAATATGTATGTTTAGCCATATGTGAAGCCAGCTCTGTGTGGTGGTGGATATTTCTCATGGTATTGCAGTGTTGCTCTTTTTGTGTCTTATTTATATACCGGAACACCAAAGGTCAATGCTAACTACAGATTACATTGCCAAGGTAAAAATACATCCATATCTGTTGCAACCCCCTAATTTTGCCTCTGTTGGCTTAGTTTAGGTCACGTAAATCAACTCAGTTGCTTAACTATCAgatttttaaggtctttttttcttttaagaagacAATTCGAAGAGATGTAGTTTGTACGTGGACACAGGCAGTAGAATCCAACTACAAAGCCAAAACTGTTAAGGAATTGAATGCAAGATGAACTTGCAtcagagagggagggaaggggttggatgcagcagcagtgagatcCTTGACATCAGCCTCCAGCTATTAAGTTGCAGGGGATGTTGTATTTGCATGGCAGTGGAAGTCTTCCAGGGCCCCTTATTGAAGGCAAGTGAGTGAGCCTGGGCTGTAACAGGACTGGACTGTCCTATTTCCCACAGCTGCCTGCCCAGCTTATGCCACTTACAAGGCTGGTGGTTTTGCACTGTGAGTACCACAGGAATTtaacagtgctttgttttcagttttttatttatCCAGTTGATATTCCCAGCACTAAAATCACTGCTACTTGGTGATAAGCAAAAGGCACTACCTAAAATATCATTCTGCTTTTTGAGAGAGATAAATAGCCATATTTACTTGAAATGGTTTGATTTTACAGCCCATCAGAGGGTAAACGCTGTTCTGTGAAAGCTTTTCACCTTTTC
The Coturnix japonica isolate 7356 chromosome 1, Coturnix japonica 2.1, whole genome shotgun sequence DNA segment above includes these coding regions:
- the RGCC gene encoding regulator of cell cycle RGCC, producing MKPLQAQRPTGQGGGRRPAVLPEEAGGLAEALGEFEAVLEDFACPAGRSRFHYGEHLERMKRRSSASVSDGSGLSDSESADSLYRNSFSLSDEKLNSPTASTPSLPSPPVTPCKAKLGDTKELEEFIADLDRTLASM